In Methanolacinia paynteri, the genomic stretch CGAAACCGCGATTAAGTCCATGAACATCCTCGGATGCCAGGGCTACACGGGCGTCGATGTTATAGTGGCCGACGATATATATGTCGTTGACGTGAACCCCCGGCCGACAACAAGCCTTGTCGGGATCTGTGCGATCATGGAGGAGGAGATCGCCGATATTCTCGTGGAGTCGTCAAAGGGCAATGTACCTGATTGCGTTCACCTGAACGGCCGGGTCTCGTTCGATACGAAAGGCGTGGTGAAGAGACTTGAGTGATATTATAGGCATAGATGTGGGCGGTGCCAACCTGAAGGTATTCGAAAACGATACTGTCACGATTCATTATTGTCCGATGTGGCAGAAGGCCCCGATTACAGAGATCCTCAAGTCTTATTCTGGAAAGAAGGCGGCGGTTGTCATGAGCGGTGAGCTTGCCGACGGTTTTGCGAATAAAAAAGAGGGTATAAAATTCATTGTCGAATCTGTGAAGAGAGCGATTCCGGAGTCTTTATTCTACGGGACCGATGGAGGGTTCCACGAAGGGCCGACATCCCTTCTTGCAGCCGCGAACTGGCTGGCATCGGCCGATTTCCTCAGGGAGAGATACCCGGATCAGGTCCTTGTCGATCTCGGGAGCACGACTACCGACATTATCCCGCTCAACTCTTTCGAAGCCCTGAAGGGCATGAGAGATCTCGACCGCCTGAGGAAAGGGTATCTCGTGTATACCGGAACCCTGCGGTCTACGGTTCCCTCGCTCCTGAGATCGGTATCCGTCAACGGTTACGACACTCTTGTAAGCAGCGAATATTTCGCCCAGAGTGCGGACGTTCATCTGGTCCTCGGCAATATCGATGAAGCCGATTACACCGTCCCTACTCCCGACGGTGCTACGACATCCTACGAAGCTTCGCTCCAGAGGCTTTCGCGGGTTGTATGTTCGGATCTCGAGGAGATCGGGGAGTCTGGCGCACTTGAGATCGCAAGGGCATTTTACAGTGAGCAGATGAATCTCATAAAAGAGCAGGTGGAAAGAGTCATGGATGAAACCAGATCCTCGGGAGTTATTGCAGCCGGGATCGGATCGAATATCATATCCGGACTGTTCGACTGCATCGATCTATCCTGCGAACCGGGAATCTACCCCGATGCCCTCCCTGCACAGGCCGTATGCGAGGTGGCTGAACGAACCGGTATATTCTGAGCCTGTTGCTCCTCGCCGGCTCCCTCGCAATCTCGGCAGTCTTCTTCATGGCCGGACTGCCGTTCTTCTTCATGTTCCTGTTCATACCGTTAATCCCGCTCTTCGGCCGGCAACGGAGGGCCAAAAAGTGTCCGCTGTGCGGGTGGGAGACCTACGGCGACGAGATATACTGTCCGTATGACGGAACAGCACTTGAAGAGGAATAAAATCAGGCTCTTCGCTGATTTCACTACTTTCGGCAACCCATCGCCGTGAGCCGCACAGCAGGCTCACGGATCGGCCCCGACCTCGGGGCCTCTCTATCATGATAGGCCGCTCAGGGGATAGACAAGTATCCCCTGAGTGGCAAGACGCGGTAAACTCATGGCGTGTACGGAATGAAATATGCTCCAAAAACTAAATTCAACAGCTCCGGGGACCCTTGCCGGTCCCCGAGCGTGCCGTGAGATGAGTATCTTATGGCAAGGCCCCTGGGTAGGGGCCGTCCGGCGGCATGGCCGCCGGTGCCGAGGTCGCCTGGGTAAGATATGTACACAATATCCAAACGTATGCAAGGATGAGAAAATGCTTCGCATTTTCTGGCAATTGTTTGCTGCCCAAAAATTATTTGCCCACATGAAACAGCGAAGAACCGAAAATTGCATGAACCGTGATATCAAAAAAGGGTTATATTTAGTCGACGCCAAGAATGACGTTGCTTGCTTTGATTATAGCGTAGGCTTCCTTTCCGACTTTAAGTCCGAGGTTGTCGACGGACTCTTTTGTGATCATGGAGACCACCTGTGCTCCGCCCGGAAGCTCGATTACTACTTCAGCTGCAACCTGTCCAATCTCGATCTCTTTTACTTTGCCTTTTAAGGCATTTCTTGCACTGTATTTCATTTTCGATACCTCGTTTGCATATACACTCTCATCTGATAAATATTTTGAGTTAAAAAAAGTTCTTTGTCAGCGGCGTTTTTGTAACATATAAAGCAGAATATTGTTCCTTTCAGAGCCTTCCTGCTTCATCACCGCCTCGGATATGTTGAGCAGGGACGTGGGGAAGAGAACCTCGTGAAATTCGACCGACGGGACCTCGCCCGGGTTGAAATCCGAAAGGCTCCTGATAGTCGACGGGTTTACTATGATATTCATCTTCCGGAGGATCTTCGAGATATGGTTTGCAGGGTGGAGTCTCAGGTTCAGGAGACAGAAATCTACAAGCGGAGCCCCCATCCTGATGTCATTATAGAAGGGGGAGTC encodes the following:
- a CDS encoding TOBE domain-containing protein; its protein translation is MKYSARNALKGKVKEIEIGQVAAEVVIELPGGAQVVSMITKESVDNLGLKVGKEAYAIIKASNVILGVD
- a CDS encoding hydantoinase/oxoprolinase family protein; protein product: MIGIDVGGANLKVFENDTVTIHYCPMWQKAPITEILKSYSGKKAAVVMSGELADGFANKKEGIKFIVESVKRAIPESLFYGTDGGFHEGPTSLLAAANWLASADFLRERYPDQVLVDLGSTTTDIIPLNSFEALKGMRDLDRLRKGYLVYTGTLRSTVPSLLRSVSVNGYDTLVSSEYFAQSADVHLVLGNIDEADYTVPTPDGATTSYEASLQRLSRVVCSDLEEIGESGALEIARAFYSEQMNLIKEQVERVMDETRSSGVIAAGIGSNIISGLFDCIDLSCEPGIYPDALPAQAVCEVAERTGIF